The Mangrovivirga cuniculi genomic sequence ATCCTGAAGATTTTCAATATTTCAGGGAGACGCAGGAGAAAACTGTTAATGCCAGGCCAGGAGATAAAATAGATAACATTGAATATAGAATAATTAAACCTAATGGGGATATTGCCCATCTATATATCTCGACTAAAGTTGTGCATGATGACGATGGTAACCTGATCAAGATGTATGGAAATATTCAGGATATAACCCCAATAAAAAAGACTCAGGAAGAAAAGGATAGGCTTACCAAAATAATCGAAAGTTCTTCTGATATAATCTGCCTTATAAATAAGGATAAGACTATTCAATATATGAATAAGGCAGGGAAAATTTTCTATGGAATTGAATCAGAAGATGAACTTAAGGGACAATCCATTGAAAAGTATCAGCCTCAAAAATCAATTAGCCGTGATCCTGAACTTTGGAATTTACTTGAGAGGGATGGCTTCTGGATGGGTGAAAATATTGAAGTTAAATATGATGGAACAGAATTTCCTGTTTCTCAACTATTGATGGCTCACTATGGCAAGGATGATCAGCTTGATTGTTATTCTACCGTTATCAGGGATATATCAATGCAGAAAAAGATTGAAGAGGAGCTGAGATATAAAAATCACGAATTGGATACTTTTGTATATAAAGCCAGCCATGATTTAAAAGGGCCTATTTCATCTCTTATCGGATTATATACATTGGTGAAATACGATGTGACAGATGAAAAATCTCTGGAATATTTTGAAAGGTATAATGCCCAGATTACCAGATTAAATGATCTGCTAAATGATTTATTGAATCTTACAAAGATAAAAGATAAGGAAGCTGAAAAGTCTAAGATAGACCTTAATTCTGAAATCAATGATTTTATTGAAACTTATTCGGATAAATCATCAAATTCGGAACTTGATATCATGTTAGATGTTGAAGAAGAACTGGTTATTTACTCAGATAAATTATTAATCAGAACAATCCTTCAGAATCTAATTGAAAACGCATTTAAATATTCGGATAATAGTAAAGAAAGCTCATTTGTTGGTATAAATGCAAAAATAGATGGTGGTAGTCTTAATTTAATGGTGGAAGATAATGGTATAGGTATCGATGTTGAGCATCAAAAAAATATCTATAACATGTTTTACCGAGCTACTGAGAATAGTTCAGGTTCCGGGTTAGGGTTATACCTATTAAAAAATGCAGTAGATAAGTTAAATGGAACTATAAATTTACATAGTGAACCAGGAAAGGGGACTATTTTTAAATTAAATATTCCATTTTCTCAAAGTCCTAAAGAAGAACCTACTTTTTAGTTAAGGACTTGATGAAATCAAAGAAATCAGCTCTTTCTTTTTTATCAGATATAATGTTACGAGTAGTTTTTAAGAGTTGAGTAAAACTTAACTTTTTACTATTCTTTGATTGACTTGTTTTTATTTCAGTTTTAGGCTCAGGTATTTCAGGAGAAACATTTTCAGAGTTTGAATTTTGTTCTTCAGGTTTCCCATCAGCTATAGAATCAGCCCGCTTAAATGAAATTTGAGCAGCTTCTTTTCTTCCTAGTTTTTCCTCAACTAATCCTCTATTGTTGTAAGCAATCGCATCTTCAGGGTCTAATTCAATTGCTTTAGTGTAATCTTGTATGGCGCCTTCCAAATCACCAAGTCGGTCTTTTATGAAAGCCCTGGAAGAATAACGGTAAGGATTTTCAGGATCTAACTCTGCTGCAAGGTTAAGGTCCTTAATTGCAGCTTCCTGGTTTTTATTAAGAAAATAAGCTAAAGCTCTTTCACTAATCATGGATGGACTGTTAGTTTGATCCACAAGCTTATCAAAATCAGAAATTGATTTTTCAAACATGTTAAGCTTCGAGTATGCTTTTGCCCTGTTATAAAGAGCATCGAGATTTTTATCATTTTCTTCCAGGATCTGGTTAAAATGAAATATAGCCTCTTCAAATTTTTCCTCGCTGCACAACTGTTTTCCCTTTGCTAAAACCTCTTCCACAATCATAATTAATTAATCATTTTGACCCGCTTAGTCCTCTTTTTTCTTTTATGCCTTTTTGAGTCATATAGTTTTTTCCTTGTTTTTGGTTTTACCACGTATATAGTCGATCCTGAATCATTTGATTTACAAGATACTGTGGAAAATGAAAATCCACTGATCAGGATTGTCATTACCAAAGCGGATGAAAAAACTCTGTTTTTAATTCTAAAACCTATTTTCATAGATGGGTGTTACAATTTTGTTGAATTTTATACGGCTCAGGCTTATAAAATCGTAATTCAATGCAAATATGGTAAAAACCACGCACTTTAACTGTTAATAATATGGGTTGGATAGTACCTGGTAAAGAAAAATTTAATTCTTCTATTTTAATTAGAACGTCTTATAAAAAATAAATTATAAAAATACTGAAATAAAAAAAACCGGCATCTGCCGGTTTGTGTTTTCTTAATTGACTGGATACCATGTCTGAGTCCTGAAAAGAAAGGCGAGATAACCTCTTACTTTTAGAGTTTTACCTTCCCTCCAAATCTTACATCTGTAAACACTTCCGTTTTCAGGGTCAAGAATTGTTCCGTCTTCATACTCTCCATCATCATTTTTTTCTAATCCTTTGATGATTTCCATTCCCTGTACAGGTTTCATATATCTTGGATCGTCTTCATCGCACTCTTCACATTTAGCATTTTTACGATCTTCATTTAATATTTCGACAACCTTTCCATAAATCTCACCATTTTTTTCATAGATAGAAACAATGGATTTAGGTTCACCGGTTTCATCATCAATAGTTTTCCATTTCCCGGTTATTTGAGCTGATACTGTTTGGTATCCGAAAACCAGCAGTAAAATCAATAAAAAATTTCGCATATTTTTAAAAGTTGATTAATCGATTACAAGAACGAATTAATGACTAAAATAGTTTAAATAATTTCAAATTAAAGAATTGATGTAAATGAAAATAAAAAAACTCCGGTCGGAACCGGAGTTTTTAAGTTTATTTTTCTGCTTGTTTATTTTCTTTAATTTTTATCTCTACCTTCTCAATCTTTTTATCTACATGAGAAGTATGATGATCATTAACAGATATATAAGGAGCAATAACTAATGCAACAATTGACATCAGCTTTATGAGAATATTCATAGAAGGTCCTGAAGTATCTTTAAATGGATCACCCACTGTATCACCAGTAACTGATGCTTTGTGAGCTTCAGAGCCTTTGTATTCCATTTCCCCATCAATCTCAACACCCTTTTCAAATGACTTTTTAGCATTGTCCCATGCTCCACCTGCGTTGTTTTGGAAAATACCCATAAGGACACCACTTACAGTCGTACCTGCAAGTACCCCACCAAGTACTTCCGGACCAAATGACAATCCGACTATGATTGGAGTTAAGAGTGCAATAGCTCCAGGAAGAATCATTTCTCTGATTGAAGCTCTTGTTGATATTTCAACACATTTGTCATACTCAGGCTCCTGTTTGTATTCCATTATACCAGGCATTTCTTTAAACTGCCTTCTTACCTCATTTACCATATCCATAGCGGCTCTACCAACAGCAGCAATGGCAAGAGAAGAGAATATAAATGGAATCATACCTCCAATAAATAAACCTGAAAGTACATCTGCTTTATAAATATCTATTGAACTGATACCTGCAATTCCTACATAAGCAGCAAATAAAGCAAGTGCTGTAAGTGCTGCAGAAGCAATAGCGAATCCTTTACCTGTAGCAGCAGTTGTGTTACCTACTGCATCAAGGATATCCGTTCTACCACGCACTTCCTCTGGAAGACCGCTCATTTCTGCAATACCACCTGCGTTATCAGCGATCGGACCGAACGCATCTATAGCCAGCTGCATCGCCGTTGTCGCCATCATTCCTGCAGCAGCAATACCTACTCCGTACAGACCCGCAAAAGAATATGAAGCGTAAATACCACATGCAAGGATGATGATTGGAATAAAAGTAGATTCCATACCAACAGATAATCCACCGATCACATTAGTTGCATGTCCGGTAGAAGATTGTTTAATTATCGAATTTACAGGCTTTTTGCCCATTGAAGTATAGTATTCGGTAACTATACTCATTAATGCTCCAACGACCAATCCGGTTACTACAGCATAGAAAATGCCCATTTTAGTAAAACCTGCAGATCCTTCACGCATTAAAACTAACTCACCATCTGGTAATAACCAGTCGATGATAAAATAAGAAGCTGCAACGGTTAAGATAATCGATGCCCAGTTACCAAGATTAAGTGCATTTTGAACACTACTGTTTTCTCCTTTAATTCGAACCATTTGAGCGCCAATAATAGAAAAAACAATACCAACACCACCAATGATCATTGGAAGTAGGATAGGGGCGATACCACCAACAGCATCATCAGATTGAATTTCTCTGCCAAGAACCATTGTAGCCAATATTGTTGCTACATACGATCCGAATAAGTCTGCACCCATACCGGCTACATCACCTACGTTGTCTCCCACGTTATCAGCGATAGTCGCAGGGTTACGAGGATCATCTTCCGGGATTCCGGCTTCTACCTTACCTACAAGGTCAGCTCCAACATCTGCTGCTTTTGTGTAGATACCACCACCTACACGAGCAAATAGGGCGATACTTTCAGCTCCCAGTGAAAAACCAGCAAGAACTTCAAGTGCAGTTTCCATCTCGATGCCATTTGCACTGGCACCGGTAGAAAGGACATAATAATTATAAAAGACGATAAATAAACTACCTAGACCAAGGATCGCCAGTCCGGCAACACCAAGTCCCATTACTGTACCGCCTGTAAAAGAAACGTTTAAGGCTTTCTTGAGTGAGGTTTTAGCAGCTTCAGTCGTTCTTACGTTTGCTTTGGTAGCAATTCGCATTCCAATAAAACCAGCTAATGCAGAGAAAAAAGCTCCAATGAGGAAAGCAACTGCAATCACCCAGTCAGAATTTTCAACAAGACTTCCGGAATAAGCCAGGAGGGCTCCGACAATCACCGCAAAAATCGCTAATACTTTCCATTCGGCTTTAAGAAAAGCCATTGCTCCTTCAGCGATATAACCCGCCAATTTCTGCATCTTATCCTCTCCGGCATCCTGCTTGCTTACCCAAGCTGCTTTCATGTACATGACCAAAAGGCCAACCAAACCAAGTGCCGGCACCACGTAAATTATATTACTCATATTGTCTTAGTTGGATTAGTTAAAAAGTTTAAAGATTCACAAATATATAAGATGAGCGGAGAATAGAAAATAAAATTTTGTTTTCTCTGTTTGCTGTAAGTGGCAATAATTAAAATGAATAGGCATAAAAAAAGCTGCCTTCAAAAGGCAGCTTAACAATTATCAATGTATATTTATCTTGTGCTATCTTTATAGATATGATTTAAAAACTCTTTCTTTTTATCCTCATTTAAGAATTTACCGCTATAATGAGTGGTAACGGTTGAGGAATTGGTGTCATTCACACCTCTTGAAGAAATACACATGTGGTCAGCATCAATAACCACTGCAACATCCTCAGTTTTTAAAACTTCTTTTAATTCATTAGCGATTTGAACAGTCATTCTTTCCTGTACCTGAGGTCTCTTAGCATAATATTGGACTATGCGATTTAATTTGGAAAGACCTATGATGTTTCCATTAGATATATATGCTACATGTGCATGTCCGTAGATAGGTACGAAATGGTGTTCGCAATTTGAGTGAAATGTGATATTTTTTTCAACCAGCATTTCGTGATACCTGAACTTATTCTCAAAAAGTGTAATGTCAGGTTTATTCTCTGGATTTAGTCCGCTAAAAATTTCTTTAACATACATTTTAGCTACTCTCCTTGGAGTTCCTTGTAAGCTGTCATCGCTCAGGTCCAGACCTAAGATGGTCATAATTTCTTTGAAATGTTTCTCGATCAGTTCGATCTTGAGTTCATCATCCTTGTCGAAAGCATCTGCTCTCATCGGGGTTTCAAGTGATGTTCCTACATGCTCATCACCTAAATCATCTATCCTTTTTTCTATTTTCTCGTCAACACGGGTATTCAACGAAGTTTCTCGGTGTTTCATATAATCTGACTGTTAAATCAAGTTTCTTATCAATTTCTTTTCTTAAAATATTCCAAATAACCACAGCAATGTTTTCTGCTGTTGGGTTAACATCCCGAAAGTCGTCGACATCGAGATTGAGGTTTTTGTGATCATAACGTTTTAAAATTTTATCTTTTATAATATTACTTAACTCCTTCATGTCGTAAACGTAACCCGTTTCCGGATCAGGTTCACCCACGAGCTTTACGATTAATTCGTAATTGTGCCCGTGAAAATTAGGATTATTGCACTTACCAAATACTTTATCGTTCTTCTCGTCACTCCAATTCCGATTATATAAACGGTGTGCAGCATTAAAGTGTTCCTTTCTATATACAGCTATTTTCATATTTCTAACATTTTATTAAACCTCATTCTAAAAATTTTGTTTAATTATTGACTTAAAATTATTAAACAAAAAATGAAGAATACTGACGTTGCCATCGTGGGAAGCGGTTTATCATCTCTGGTTTCAGCAGCTTTACTGGCTACTGAAGGCGTAAAAGTAAGTATTTTTGAACAGAATTACCTCCCCGGAGGCTGTACAAGTTCCTATTGGCGAAAAGGATATACTTTTGATAGTGGGGCTACCACCATTGTTGGCTTTGATGATGGAATGCCGATGAAAATCTTTTCTGATCGCACTGGGATTGATTTTCATCTTAGAAAGCTCGATCCACCAATGCAGGTTCACATGCCTGATAAAAAAGTTCTTACCCGGTATAATGACATTAATAGTTGGATCAAAGAAGCAGAGACCTACTGGGGTGGTGATGCTGAGCTGAGAAAGTTTTGGAAAGAAATGCACCAGGTTAGTAAAAGAGTCTGGAAGGTAAGCGGTCAGCAAACCCAATTTCCTCCTTCAAAAGCAAAGGATCTTATTAGTCTGGTTAAGAATTTTAAACCCGGACAGTTAAAATTAGTGCCAGAAGTATTTAAAACTGTACAGCAGGAAATAGATAATTATAAGTTAAATGATCTAAAGCACTTCAAACAATTTATCAATGAACAGCTTTTAATCTCAGCACAGAATTTTGCCGAAGAGGTAAATAAGCCTTTTGGAGCAGCAGCCTTATGCTACACAAATTATTCAAATTACTATGCTGATGGAGGCTTAATGGGATTAATTCAGCCTATTATCGATTATCTTGAAGAGATGGGAGTAGACCTTATGCTGAGAAATCCAGTGGAAAATATCAGCAAAGAAAATGGAGGTTATTCTTTAAAAACCAAGAAAGGAGAGTTTACTTCCAAATATCTTATTTCAGGTATTCCTGTTAATAATACTGTACAACTATGTGATTTTGAGATTAGAAGATCTAACACCTCTAAAATAATGCCATCGGAAAAGCTTTATAGTGCTTTCCAGATGGGGATTGGGTTTAAAGGAAGATTAAATTCAGAGGCTATACATCACCAGATTCTGCTTGATAATAAAATTCAGGAACTTGATGCAGAATCATTTTTTCTTTCTGTAAATCATCCTAAAGATAAATTCAGGGCACCTGAAGGCCACAGTGTGGCAAATATCAGTATGCATATTCGCAATCCCGGAAACACCAGATTTGAAAAAGAAGATGTCGTAGAAAGGGTCTTAAAAGAACTCGATCAAAGAAACCTTATAAAAAGAGATTCCGTTGATTACCTTCATAGCTCCACTCAATTTAGTTGGGAAAAATGGACCAATAGAGCTTTTGGATTTGTTGGTGGTTATCCACAATATTATTCTATCAAGCCCTGGCAAATGATCGATGCGAGAATTGATGGTGATAAAGCTTATCAGTGTGGTGATTCTACCTATCCCGGACAAGGTATACCGGGCGTTGCGTTAAGTGGAATGATTGCTGTTGAAAAGCTGAAAGCAGACTGGTTATAGAATCATTTCTGTTAACAGTTTTGGTGTTTTGTAAGCTAATTATCAATAAATCAGGCTTTTCGTAATAATTATGATAACAAATTATTGATTTGGTGGTGAAATCGTATATTTGTGAACTTAAAATCAATGGGAGGAAATTTTGACATTCGAAGAATTTAAATCCAAAATCGAGTTATATCATCACCAGGGCAAGAAAGTGTTTACTTCGTCCAGTTTTCAAACTCACAGTTTGGTGATGCTTCATATGATCAGTCGAATAGATAATTCTATTCCGATTTACTTTATTAATACTGGATATCACTTTCCTGAAACACTGACTTTTAGAGACCAGGTGGCGAAGGAATTTGGTTTGAACGTGATCGATATCAAATCAACAACTCCCAAAATGATGCAAAAAGACGCAAATGGAAGACTTCTTTTTACAAGCGATCCGGATCATTGTTGCTATTTAAACAAAGTTCAACCAATGGAACCGCTTTTAATGGAGTATGACGTCTGGATTAATGGTGTTCGAGGTGATCAATCTGCCGTTAGAAAAGCAATGACAGTTGAACAGCCAGCACCTAACGGAGCAATTCGTTTTCACCCTATGCTGGACTGGACAATGCGCGATATTTTTGCATACATCAAAGAACACAACCTTCCAAGGCATCCACTTGATGCAAAAGGCTATAGCAGTATTGGTTGCGAGCCTTGTACCAGGAAACCAGACCCTGAAATGCACGAAAGGGAATCAAGATGGTTTGGTATGAAAAAAGTTGAGTGTGGCCTTCACACTGATTTAGTTAAAAAATAAACTCTATTTACCACAACAACATGCGAATATTAATCACTGGAGGTACAGGATACATTGGTACCGCACTGACTTCAACTTTACTTGAAAGAAATGATGTAGAAGAAGTTATCGTGTTTGATAACCTTTCAAAGCAGAATTATAATTTTTTCCTGGGTCATACCTATAGCAATAAAGAAAAACTCACTTTTATTGAAGGAGATCTTCTGGATTCGAGATCACTAAAACAAGCTTTAGATGGTGTAGATGTGGTTTATCACCTGGCAGCTAAAGTAACAACTCCATTTGCTAATTCAGATCCGCATTTTTTCGAACAGGTTAATCATTGGGGAACTGCAGAACTGGTTTATGCCCTGGAAGAAAGTAAAGTTAAAAAACTGATTTATGCCGGGAGTACTTCGGTTTATGGATCCTCCAAGGAGGAAGTAACAGAAGGGACTGAACCCAATCCACGGACTTTTTACGGAATTTCCAAAATGAGAGGAGAGGAGCATGTCCAAAGACTGGTTGATAAGATGGACACATATATTCTTCGTTGTGGAAATGTATATGGATATAATAAATCAATGCGATTTGATGCCGTTATTAACCGTTTCATGTTTGAGGCGAACTGTAACGGCAGAATAACAATTCATGGAAATGGAAAGCAGGGAAGAGCCTTTATTCATATTGATCTATTGACTAAAGTACTAAAAGAAATTGCCTTTAATGAGGTAGAAAAAGGAACTTACAATGTAGTTGATAGAAATTTATCAGTATTAGACCTCGTGGATGTAATGAAAGAAATATATCCTGAGCTTGAATATTTATTTATAAATCAACATCTCAAATTAAGAGAACTGAGAGTATCGCAGGATTCCGCATTGAGATCACAGATTGACTATACCAATGAGAGATCTTTGAAGGATGAATTACTTGATTTTAAAGAAAGGTTCTCTTTTTAATCAACTTTTTCGTATTCGCTAATTTTATTAAGGTCAAAGACTGTATGGCCATGGCGGTCTGAATGATAAGCCGGTACAAACTTGCAACCAAACGCTATTTCATTTGAGGTATACGAATATCGCTGAT encodes the following:
- a CDS encoding NAD-dependent epimerase/dehydratase family protein translates to MRILITGGTGYIGTALTSTLLERNDVEEVIVFDNLSKQNYNFFLGHTYSNKEKLTFIEGDLLDSRSLKQALDGVDVVYHLAAKVTTPFANSDPHFFEQVNHWGTAELVYALEESKVKKLIYAGSTSVYGSSKEEVTEGTEPNPRTFYGISKMRGEEHVQRLVDKMDTYILRCGNVYGYNKSMRFDAVINRFMFEANCNGRITIHGNGKQGRAFIHIDLLTKVLKEIAFNEVEKGTYNVVDRNLSVLDLVDVMKEIYPELEYLFINQHLKLRELRVSQDSALRSQIDYTNERSLKDELLDFKERFSF
- a CDS encoding 6-pyruvoyl trahydropterin synthase family protein — encoded protein: MKIAVYRKEHFNAAHRLYNRNWSDEKNDKVFGKCNNPNFHGHNYELIVKLVGEPDPETGYVYDMKELSNIIKDKILKRYDHKNLNLDVDDFRDVNPTAENIAVVIWNILRKEIDKKLDLTVRLYETPRNFVEYPC
- a CDS encoding phytoene desaturase family protein → MKNTDVAIVGSGLSSLVSAALLATEGVKVSIFEQNYLPGGCTSSYWRKGYTFDSGATTIVGFDDGMPMKIFSDRTGIDFHLRKLDPPMQVHMPDKKVLTRYNDINSWIKEAETYWGGDAELRKFWKEMHQVSKRVWKVSGQQTQFPPSKAKDLISLVKNFKPGQLKLVPEVFKTVQQEIDNYKLNDLKHFKQFINEQLLISAQNFAEEVNKPFGAAALCYTNYSNYYADGGLMGLIQPIIDYLEEMGVDLMLRNPVENISKENGGYSLKTKKGEFTSKYLISGIPVNNTVQLCDFEIRRSNTSKIMPSEKLYSAFQMGIGFKGRLNSEAIHHQILLDNKIQELDAESFFLSVNHPKDKFRAPEGHSVANISMHIRNPGNTRFEKEDVVERVLKELDQRNLIKRDSVDYLHSSTQFSWEKWTNRAFGFVGGYPQYYSIKPWQMIDARIDGDKAYQCGDSTYPGQGIPGVALSGMIAVEKLKADWL
- a CDS encoding DUF2147 domain-containing protein, with product MRNFLLILLLVFGYQTVSAQITGKWKTIDDETGEPKSIVSIYEKNGEIYGKVVEILNEDRKNAKCEECDEDDPRYMKPVQGMEIIKGLEKNDDGEYEDGTILDPENGSVYRCKIWREGKTLKVRGYLAFLFRTQTWYPVN
- the folE gene encoding GTP cyclohydrolase I FolE, with the protein product MKHRETSLNTRVDEKIEKRIDDLGDEHVGTSLETPMRADAFDKDDELKIELIEKHFKEIMTILGLDLSDDSLQGTPRRVAKMYVKEIFSGLNPENKPDITLFENKFRYHEMLVEKNITFHSNCEHHFVPIYGHAHVAYISNGNIIGLSKLNRIVQYYAKRPQVQERMTVQIANELKEVLKTEDVAVVIDADHMCISSRGVNDTNSSTVTTHYSGKFLNEDKKKEFLNHIYKDSTR
- a CDS encoding sodium-translocating pyrophosphatase yields the protein MSNIIYVVPALGLVGLLVMYMKAAWVSKQDAGEDKMQKLAGYIAEGAMAFLKAEWKVLAIFAVIVGALLAYSGSLVENSDWVIAVAFLIGAFFSALAGFIGMRIATKANVRTTEAAKTSLKKALNVSFTGGTVMGLGVAGLAILGLGSLFIVFYNYYVLSTGASANGIEMETALEVLAGFSLGAESIALFARVGGGIYTKAADVGADLVGKVEAGIPEDDPRNPATIADNVGDNVGDVAGMGADLFGSYVATILATMVLGREIQSDDAVGGIAPILLPMIIGGVGIVFSIIGAQMVRIKGENSSVQNALNLGNWASIILTVAASYFIIDWLLPDGELVLMREGSAGFTKMGIFYAVVTGLVVGALMSIVTEYYTSMGKKPVNSIIKQSSTGHATNVIGGLSVGMESTFIPIIILACGIYASYSFAGLYGVGIAAAGMMATTAMQLAIDAFGPIADNAGGIAEMSGLPEEVRGRTDILDAVGNTTAATGKGFAIASAALTALALFAAYVGIAGISSIDIYKADVLSGLFIGGMIPFIFSSLAIAAVGRAAMDMVNEVRRQFKEMPGIMEYKQEPEYDKCVEISTRASIREMILPGAIALLTPIIVGLSFGPEVLGGVLAGTTVSGVLMGIFQNNAGGAWDNAKKSFEKGVEIDGEMEYKGSEAHKASVTGDTVGDPFKDTSGPSMNILIKLMSIVALVIAPYISVNDHHTSHVDKKIEKVEIKIKENKQAEK
- a CDS encoding tetratricopeptide repeat protein; this encodes MIVEEVLAKGKQLCSEEKFEEAIFHFNQILEENDKNLDALYNRAKAYSKLNMFEKSISDFDKLVDQTNSPSMISERALAYFLNKNQEAAIKDLNLAAELDPENPYRYSSRAFIKDRLGDLEGAIQDYTKAIELDPEDAIAYNNRGLVEEKLGRKEAAQISFKRADSIADGKPEEQNSNSENVSPEIPEPKTEIKTSQSKNSKKLSFTQLLKTTRNIISDKKERADFFDFIKSLTKK
- a CDS encoding phosphoadenylyl-sulfate reductase codes for the protein MTFEEFKSKIELYHHQGKKVFTSSSFQTHSLVMLHMISRIDNSIPIYFINTGYHFPETLTFRDQVAKEFGLNVIDIKSTTPKMMQKDANGRLLFTSDPDHCCYLNKVQPMEPLLMEYDVWINGVRGDQSAVRKAMTVEQPAPNGAIRFHPMLDWTMRDIFAYIKEHNLPRHPLDAKGYSSIGCEPCTRKPDPEMHERESRWFGMKKVECGLHTDLVKK